The proteins below are encoded in one region of Peribacillus muralis:
- a CDS encoding YlaH-like family protein translates to MDIQERLSFFAALYRVDENPEAGMWYLYLTVLGLCILVYQLGFAKKLPLLKNVVIYAVMALGCTLLSFFAVFLPMGEALVIASLVLGIYRIRLRNSRKEEQA, encoded by the coding sequence GTGGATATCCAAGAGCGATTATCATTTTTTGCAGCTTTGTACAGAGTGGATGAGAATCCTGAAGCAGGAATGTGGTATTTGTATTTAACGGTCCTTGGATTGTGCATCCTTGTCTATCAGTTAGGTTTTGCCAAAAAGTTACCTTTGCTAAAAAATGTGGTCATTTATGCAGTAATGGCACTTGGATGTACCCTTCTTTCTTTCTTTGCAGTGTTTCTTCCTATGGGGGAAGCATTAGTCATCGCGTCACTTGTTCTAGGAATTTACAGAATTCGTCTCCGTAATTCGAGGAAAGAAGAACAGGCTTAA
- a CDS encoding YlaI family protein gives MKVKCVICDQIESIPDDSPEAKKLRNRPIHTYMCNSCNQRIEQRTNERIATGNFRLYRTIKTEDEW, from the coding sequence ATGAAGGTTAAATGTGTAATATGCGATCAAATTGAATCGATTCCTGATGATAGCCCAGAAGCAAAGAAACTCCGTAATCGACCTATACATACCTATATGTGCAATTCATGCAATCAACGCATAGAACAGCGTACGAACGAACGGATTGCCACGGGAAACTTCAGGCTTTACCGTACGATCAAAACGGAAGATGAATGGTAA
- a CDS encoding YhcN/YlaJ family sporulation lipoprotein has translation MQKIFLSLAAMLLMTGCSMNNKNQASEDHAKNHITKVHNSTIQEADRETGQQTAKRLTGLAKSIPEVNGATAVVLGKYAIVGIDIDQDIERSQVGTIKYSVGEALKHDPDGASAIIVADPDLNERIREVAKDIKGGKPVRGILNELADITSRVIPEVPGDILTPTPSKTIDKEKDKLNDHQERKELDKEQNDQSNHHIE, from the coding sequence TTGCAAAAGATCTTTTTATCACTCGCTGCCATGCTTTTAATGACAGGCTGTTCAATGAATAATAAAAATCAAGCGTCGGAAGATCATGCAAAAAACCATATAACGAAAGTCCATAACTCGACCATTCAGGAAGCGGACAGGGAAACTGGACAGCAAACGGCCAAACGACTTACTGGTTTAGCCAAATCCATTCCAGAGGTGAATGGTGCCACTGCAGTCGTTCTTGGCAAATATGCGATTGTCGGGATAGATATTGACCAAGACATCGAGCGTTCACAAGTAGGGACGATTAAATATTCGGTTGGGGAAGCGTTAAAGCATGATCCTGACGGGGCAAGTGCCATCATCGTCGCTGATCCGGATTTAAACGAACGAATCCGGGAAGTAGCAAAGGATATAAAAGGCGGTAAACCAGTTAGAGGCATCCTAAATGAACTGGCTGACATCACAAGCAGGGTCATCCCTGAGGTTCCGGGTGATATATTGACACCAACTCCATCGAAAACAATTGATAAGGAAAAGGATAAGCTTAATGATCATCAGGAAAGAAAAGAGCTGGATAAAGAGCAAAATGATCAATCCAATCACCATATTGAATGA
- a CDS encoding PhoH family protein, which produces MGKKIYVLDTNVLLQDPYSIYSFEDNEVVIPAVVLEELDSKKRYMDEIGRNARQVSKLIDSFREKGKLHLSIPLHNGGSLRIELNHRSFHELQEIFVEKTNDNRILAVAKNLSLEEETKEEGKTVILVSKDTLVRVKADAIGLEAEDFLNDRVVELDHIYGGHKEVFVSIDNLNKFYEKNFLPLAELTKDSYYPNQFLLMKDTLGSSASAIGIVDENCRLVKKLVYEGEHIWGIKPRNVQQTMALDLLLRSDIQLVTLIGKAGTGKTLLALATGLMQTEDLSQYKKLLVARPIVPVGKDIGYLPGEKEEKLRPWMQPIFDNLQYLFNTKKPGELDAILAGMSSIEVEALTYIRGRSIPDQFIIIDEAQNLTKHEVKTILTRVGERSKIVLMGDPEQIDHPYLDEYNNGLTYVVEKFKTERIAGHVKLIKGERSGLAQLAATLL; this is translated from the coding sequence TTGGGAAAAAAAATCTATGTTTTAGATACGAATGTCCTGTTGCAGGATCCGTATTCAATTTATTCATTTGAAGATAATGAAGTGGTCATTCCTGCAGTCGTTTTGGAAGAATTGGATTCAAAAAAAAGGTATATGGATGAAATTGGAAGAAACGCCAGGCAAGTATCGAAGCTGATAGATAGCTTCCGCGAAAAAGGCAAGCTTCATCTGAGCATACCGCTGCATAATGGAGGAAGTTTAAGAATTGAACTCAATCACCGTTCATTCCATGAGCTTCAGGAGATTTTTGTGGAGAAAACGAACGATAACAGAATATTGGCCGTTGCCAAAAATTTATCATTGGAAGAGGAAACGAAAGAAGAAGGTAAAACTGTCATCCTTGTTAGCAAGGATACTCTTGTCAGGGTAAAAGCTGATGCTATCGGACTTGAGGCTGAGGATTTTTTGAATGATCGCGTCGTTGAATTGGATCATATATATGGCGGTCATAAAGAAGTGTTTGTCTCGATAGATAACCTGAATAAGTTTTACGAAAAAAATTTTCTCCCCCTTGCCGAACTGACAAAAGATTCGTATTATCCCAATCAATTCCTATTGATGAAGGACACGCTTGGAAGCTCAGCTTCCGCGATTGGCATAGTGGATGAGAACTGCAGGTTAGTTAAGAAATTGGTTTATGAAGGAGAACATATTTGGGGTATCAAGCCAAGGAATGTCCAGCAAACGATGGCCCTGGATTTGTTGCTTCGGTCCGATATCCAACTGGTGACGCTGATAGGGAAAGCGGGGACAGGGAAGACGTTATTGGCATTGGCAACAGGCTTGATGCAAACGGAAGATCTGTCACAATATAAAAAACTTTTGGTTGCCAGGCCGATTGTTCCGGTAGGCAAAGACATCGGGTATCTCCCGGGTGAAAAAGAAGAAAAGCTAAGACCTTGGATGCAGCCTATTTTTGACAATCTGCAATATTTGTTCAATACAAAAAAACCAGGTGAATTGGACGCCATTTTAGCAGGTATGAGTTCGATTGAAGTCGAGGCCTTGACGTATATAAGGGGAAGAAGCATCCCAGATCAGTTCATCATCATCGATGAAGCGCAGAACTTAACCAAGCATGAAGTGAAGACAATATTGACGAGAGTCGGTGAGCGAAGCAAAATTGTCTTGATGGGGGACCCGGAGCAAATAGACCATCCCTATTTAGATGAATACAATAATGGCTTGACCTATGTGGTGGAGAAATTCAAGACCGAACGGATTGCCGGGCATGTTAAATTGATAAAAGGGGAAAGGTCAGGACTAGCCCAACTCGCCGCAACGCTATTATAA
- a CDS encoding peptidyl-prolyl cis-trans isomerase: MEPIVFINGKVKYPITLDPGVWIFDDRKVEIDTYFHADRAEVNELEEYTIAASKHWQKEIQEGATLPPTLKTERKFEKQRLMEGTFGIPFEPFFNNAEPESGVTEVLVTTADNELTFPVEVALQFFLGFSKDGKPLKVTEGGPLEIYFGDASNLENPIKNVRSFTIK, translated from the coding sequence TTGGAACCCATCGTGTTTATTAATGGAAAGGTGAAATATCCTATTACGCTAGATCCCGGTGTCTGGATTTTTGATGACCGTAAAGTTGAAATCGATACATACTTCCACGCTGACAGAGCTGAAGTCAATGAATTGGAAGAGTATACGATCGCAGCATCCAAGCATTGGCAAAAAGAAATTCAAGAGGGTGCAACATTGCCGCCTACTTTGAAAACGGAGCGAAAATTCGAAAAGCAAAGATTGATGGAAGGGACTTTTGGCATCCCTTTCGAACCTTTTTTTAATAATGCCGAACCTGAAAGCGGCGTAACTGAAGTACTGGTTACAACAGCAGATAATGAACTTACATTCCCGGTGGAAGTGGCACTTCAGTTTTTCCTAGGCTTTTCCAAGGACGGCAAACCTCTTAAAGTAACCGAGGGAGGCCCTTTGGAAATCTATTTCGGAGATGCCTCCAACCTCGAAAATCCGATAAAGAATGTGCGTTCCTTCACCATAAAATAG
- a CDS encoding YlaN family protein, producing MASDMLVNHREKAYALLKADADKILKLIKVQMENLTMPQCPLYEEVLDTQMFGLSREIDFAVRLGLVEDTEGKSLLETLEQELSVLHEASLKK from the coding sequence ATGGCATCTGATATGCTTGTCAATCATCGAGAAAAAGCTTATGCTTTATTAAAAGCAGATGCTGACAAGATTCTAAAACTGATAAAAGTTCAAATGGAGAATCTCACTATGCCTCAATGTCCTTTATATGAAGAGGTACTTGATACTCAAATGTTCGGCCTTTCACGAGAAATCGATTTTGCCGTACGTTTAGGCTTGGTAGAGGATACCGAGGGTAAATCCCTTTTGGAAACACTCGAACAGGAATTGTCAGTTTTGCATGAAGCATCATTAAAAAAATAA
- the pyc gene encoding pyruvate carboxylase — protein sequence MGKRIEKVLAANRGEIAIRIFRACTELDIHTVAIYSKEDYGSYHRYKADEAYLVGEGKKPIDAYLDIEGIIAIAKMSGVDAIHPGYGFLSENIEFAKRCEEEGIIFIGPESRHLDMFGDKVKARTQAELADIPVIPGSEGPVTSVEEVKAFGEQYGFPIIIKASLGGGGRGMRIVSKVAEVEEAYDRAKSEAKAAFGNDEVYVERFIQNPKHIEVQILADTHGNIVHLYERDCSVQRRHQKVVEVAPSVSLSDDLRERICEAAVKLAKNIDYVNAGTVEFLVANGEFYFIEVNPRVQVEHTITEMITGIDIVQSQIMIAEGHELHGKKIGIPEQAGIKTHGYAIQSRVTTEDPLNNFMPDTGKMMVYRSGGGFGVRLDAGNGFQGAVITPYYDSLLVKLSTHALSFEQAASKMVRNLKEFRIRGIKTNIPFLENVVKHEKFITGEYDTSFIDSTPELFSFPVRKDRGTKMLSYIGNVTVNGFPGVEKKKKPVFDPAPIPNVTGLPLISGTKSILEQKGADGLVNWIKEQNEVLITDTTFRDAHQSLLATRVRSKDILDIAEPTAKLLPELFSMEMWGGATFDVAYRFLKEDPWDRLLSFRKKAPNVLLQMLLRASNAVGYKNYPDNVIREFVEKSADAGIDVFRIFDSLNWVKGMEVAIDAVRQSGKIAEAAICYTGDLNDPSRSKYNIDYYKNMAMELEHAGAHILAIKDMAGLLKPDAAYRLVSELKAATSLPIHLHTHDTSGNGIYMYAKAIEAGVDIVDTAIGSLAGLTSQPSVQTLHYALEGSSRQPKLEVDALERLGEYWGEVRNFYHDFESGMNAPHTEVYKHEMPGGQYSNLQQQAKAVGLGERWHEVKEMYQRVNAMFGDIVKVTPSSKVVGDMALFMVQNNLSEEDVLTKGKSIDFPDSVIELFEGYLGQPVGGFPKELQEVILKGKKPITVRPGELLEEVDFGALKEELFKELGRAVTDFDVLAYALYPKVFLDYNKTIELFGDVSNLDTATFLYGMRLGEEIEVEIEKGKTLIVKLVSIGQPLADGTRVVYFELNGQSREVIIKDENIKSSVISKMKADPKNKEQIGATMPGTVIRAVVEKGDQVKQGDHLIITEAMKMETTVQAPFSGTIKDIYVKDGEAISTGDLLIEIIK from the coding sequence ATGGGTAAACGTATAGAAAAAGTACTAGCGGCAAATCGTGGAGAAATAGCGATACGTATTTTCAGGGCATGTACGGAATTGGACATTCATACAGTAGCAATCTATTCAAAGGAAGATTATGGTTCTTATCACCGTTATAAAGCGGATGAAGCATATTTGGTTGGAGAAGGCAAAAAACCGATCGATGCATACTTGGATATTGAAGGCATCATTGCAATTGCCAAAATGAGCGGAGTCGATGCGATTCATCCTGGCTATGGTTTCCTCTCGGAAAATATCGAGTTTGCTAAACGTTGTGAGGAAGAGGGCATAATCTTCATCGGACCCGAGTCAAGACACCTTGATATGTTTGGGGACAAAGTAAAAGCTAGAACACAAGCGGAACTAGCTGATATTCCGGTCATTCCTGGAAGCGAAGGTCCAGTGACGAGTGTGGAAGAAGTCAAGGCATTTGGTGAACAATACGGTTTTCCAATTATTATAAAAGCATCGTTAGGCGGCGGCGGACGCGGAATGCGGATTGTCTCTAAGGTTGCAGAAGTAGAAGAAGCATATGATCGCGCAAAATCAGAAGCAAAGGCAGCCTTTGGGAATGATGAAGTGTATGTAGAGCGGTTCATCCAAAATCCTAAACACATCGAGGTTCAAATCCTCGCCGATACCCATGGGAATATCGTCCATCTCTATGAACGTGACTGTTCGGTTCAGAGGCGGCACCAAAAAGTTGTCGAAGTGGCACCTTCCGTTTCCCTTTCGGATGATTTAAGGGAGCGGATTTGCGAGGCTGCAGTCAAACTTGCGAAAAATATTGACTATGTGAACGCTGGCACGGTCGAATTTCTTGTAGCCAATGGGGAATTTTATTTTATTGAGGTGAATCCAAGGGTTCAGGTTGAACATACGATCACTGAAATGATCACAGGCATTGATATCGTTCAATCCCAAATCATGATTGCCGAAGGACATGAACTCCATGGCAAGAAGATCGGGATTCCTGAACAAGCTGGAATAAAAACGCACGGATATGCCATTCAATCACGGGTGACGACTGAGGATCCTTTGAATAACTTCATGCCCGATACCGGCAAGATGATGGTCTACCGTTCAGGTGGGGGCTTTGGGGTTCGTCTGGATGCCGGGAATGGGTTCCAAGGTGCGGTGATTACGCCTTATTACGATTCTCTTCTCGTTAAACTTTCAACACATGCGCTTTCATTTGAGCAGGCAGCTTCTAAAATGGTCCGTAACCTTAAGGAGTTCCGGATCCGTGGAATTAAAACGAATATTCCCTTCCTTGAAAATGTTGTAAAACATGAAAAATTCATAACTGGTGAATACGATACGTCTTTCATCGATTCAACACCGGAGCTGTTTAGCTTTCCGGTCAGGAAAGACCGCGGGACCAAAATGCTTTCATATATCGGAAATGTTACAGTAAATGGCTTCCCGGGCGTCGAGAAAAAGAAAAAACCTGTTTTTGATCCAGCTCCAATTCCTAATGTGACTGGTTTGCCGCTTATTTCGGGTACAAAAAGCATCCTTGAACAAAAAGGCGCAGATGGTCTCGTTAACTGGATTAAAGAGCAGAACGAGGTATTGATCACTGATACGACGTTCCGTGATGCACATCAATCCTTACTGGCGACGAGAGTCCGGTCGAAAGATATCCTTGATATTGCCGAGCCTACGGCAAAACTCCTTCCTGAATTATTTTCTATGGAAATGTGGGGTGGGGCAACGTTCGATGTAGCTTATCGATTCTTGAAAGAAGATCCATGGGACAGGCTGTTAAGTTTCAGGAAGAAAGCGCCGAATGTCCTTTTGCAAATGCTTTTGAGGGCATCAAATGCGGTAGGCTATAAAAACTACCCTGATAACGTCATTCGTGAATTCGTGGAAAAATCAGCGGATGCAGGAATTGATGTTTTCCGGATCTTCGACAGCTTAAACTGGGTCAAAGGTATGGAGGTGGCGATAGATGCAGTCCGTCAATCAGGGAAAATTGCGGAAGCGGCCATTTGTTATACGGGAGATTTGAATGACCCATCAAGAAGTAAATACAATATCGACTACTATAAAAACATGGCAATGGAATTGGAACATGCCGGTGCCCATATTCTGGCGATCAAGGACATGGCCGGGCTGCTGAAGCCGGATGCTGCCTATCGACTAGTGTCGGAATTGAAAGCAGCGACATCCCTGCCAATCCACCTTCACACCCATGATACAAGCGGGAATGGAATCTACATGTATGCAAAAGCGATTGAAGCTGGTGTGGATATCGTCGATACGGCAATTGGATCTTTAGCTGGTCTGACATCACAGCCGAGTGTGCAAACCCTTCATTATGCACTGGAAGGATCAAGCAGACAGCCTAAATTGGAAGTCGATGCACTAGAACGTCTAGGCGAGTACTGGGGCGAGGTCAGGAATTTCTACCATGACTTCGAAAGCGGCATGAATGCCCCGCATACTGAAGTGTACAAACACGAAATGCCAGGAGGTCAATACAGCAATCTGCAGCAACAGGCAAAAGCGGTGGGACTGGGAGAACGCTGGCATGAAGTGAAAGAGATGTATCAACGCGTCAATGCCATGTTCGGTGATATCGTTAAAGTTACTCCTTCTTCCAAAGTGGTGGGGGATATGGCTTTATTCATGGTGCAAAATAACCTATCCGAAGAAGATGTTCTGACAAAAGGCAAATCCATTGATTTCCCTGATTCGGTCATCGAGTTATTCGAAGGTTACTTAGGTCAGCCGGTTGGCGGTTTTCCAAAAGAACTTCAGGAAGTTATCTTGAAAGGAAAGAAACCTATAACGGTAAGACCTGGAGAATTATTGGAAGAAGTGGACTTCGGTGCCCTGAAAGAAGAGTTATTCAAGGAATTGGGACGGGCTGTTACGGATTTCGATGTGCTCGCATATGCCTTATATCCAAAAGTGTTCTTGGATTATAATAAAACCATCGAGCTGTTTGGCGATGTCTCTAATCTTGATACCGCCACTTTCTTATATGGAATGCGGTTAGGGGAAGAAATAGAGGTTGAAATTGAAAAGGGAAAAACGCTTATCGTTAAATTGGTATCAATCGGTCAACCGTTGGCTGATGGGACACGTGTTGTATATTTCGAGTTGAATGGACAATCTCGTGAAGTGATCATCAAGGATGAGAATATAAAGTCTTCCGTAATTTCAAAAATGAAAGCTGATCCAAAAAATAAAGAACAAATCGGTGCGACGATGCCAGGTACGGTCATTCGTGCAGTCGTAGAAAAAGGTGATCAAGTCAAGCAGGGGGATCACCTGATCATTACGGAAGCGATGAAAATGGAAACGACCGTCCAAGCGCCATTCTCTGGTACCATTAAAGATATCTATGTAAAAGATGGGGAAGCGATTAGTACAGGGGATTTATTGATTGAAATAATTAAGTAA
- a CDS encoding COX15/CtaA family protein: MKSSLKWFAVLTTIVMLFILLGGALVTKTDSGMGCGRSWPLCNGQLIPDKITLELVIELSHRLVSGAGGFLVLLLSYMSWREIGHIREARFLSVLSFSFLLLQGLIGAAAVLWSQSDFVLALHFGISLISFASVFLLTLLIFEVDKKFEAEKLIVDKRMTFHIIGILIFSLVVVYTGALVRHTESSLICKDWPLCINDSPALPSNLYEWVQMGHRAIAGTIFLWVSYVTYIAHKHYKNQKVIYGGWIAAFILVLLQVIAGAFIIFSRQNLYIALSHALFIACFFGVMSYLMLLTSRSKKNALAQLKGSSSRSVNGQNEHDITTTLPAR, from the coding sequence GTGAAATCGTCTCTTAAATGGTTTGCTGTTTTAACTACGATTGTAATGCTATTCATCTTATTGGGTGGAGCTCTAGTCACCAAGACGGATTCCGGAATGGGCTGCGGGAGGTCCTGGCCATTGTGCAATGGCCAATTGATCCCTGACAAAATTACGCTTGAATTGGTCATTGAGCTTTCCCATCGCCTCGTTTCAGGCGCCGGAGGTTTCTTGGTATTATTATTATCGTATATGTCTTGGCGGGAGATCGGGCATATTCGTGAAGCGCGATTTTTATCCGTTCTTTCTTTTAGCTTCCTGTTACTGCAAGGGTTGATAGGGGCCGCTGCCGTCCTATGGTCACAATCCGATTTTGTCCTCGCCCTTCATTTTGGCATTTCACTGATTTCCTTCGCATCCGTCTTTTTATTGACGCTGTTGATTTTTGAAGTGGACAAGAAGTTCGAAGCCGAAAAACTTATCGTTGATAAGCGAATGACATTTCATATCATCGGTATATTGATCTTCAGTTTAGTTGTCGTGTATACGGGGGCACTTGTAAGGCATACAGAATCCAGCTTGATCTGTAAAGATTGGCCTTTATGTATAAACGACAGCCCTGCGCTCCCCTCCAATTTATATGAATGGGTACAAATGGGTCATCGCGCGATTGCTGGGACGATATTCCTTTGGGTTTCTTATGTGACTTATATTGCACATAAACATTACAAAAATCAAAAAGTGATCTACGGCGGATGGATTGCTGCATTCATTCTCGTCTTACTGCAAGTTATCGCCGGAGCATTCATCATCTTCTCAAGGCAGAATCTATACATCGCATTATCACACGCCTTGTTCATCGCTTGCTTTTTTGGTGTCATGAGCTATTTGATGCTGCTGACTTCAAGAAGCAAAAAAAATGCTTTAGCCCAGCTGAAAGGGAGTTCCTCCCGCTCGGTCAATGGTCAAAATGAGCATGATATCACGACGACGCTACCCGCTCGTTAA
- the cyoE gene encoding heme o synthase, translating into MSETRGLSEAVMKDSKAALQSDIPETTAWKDFLALIKVGIVNSNIITAFTGVWLALHFSGLSFLSNLDVVFYTLAGSALIMAGSCSFNNYYDRDIDHLMERTKNRPTVTGKVQPSKVLALSFGLIAAGLILLALTNMTTALLGAFGVFAYVVLYTMVFKRRFVSNTIIGSISGAVPPLIGWAAVDPNLDTIAWVLFAIMFLWQPPHFYALAMRRVEEYRAAGVPMLPVVKGFKAAKRSIMLWIICLMFIPFFLVPLGIPLVILAALLSTGWLILGIKGYRKKDDVKWATSMFVYSLNYMTILFVAMVIVTLI; encoded by the coding sequence ATGTCAGAAACAAGGGGTTTGTCAGAAGCTGTCATGAAGGACAGTAAAGCCGCCCTTCAATCGGATATACCGGAAACAACAGCTTGGAAGGACTTTCTCGCGCTTATAAAAGTGGGGATTGTCAATTCAAATATAATAACAGCTTTTACCGGCGTATGGTTAGCCCTTCATTTTTCGGGCCTTAGCTTTTTAAGTAATCTTGATGTAGTATTTTATACACTTGCCGGATCTGCGCTTATCATGGCAGGGTCGTGCAGTTTCAATAATTATTATGACCGAGATATAGATCATTTAATGGAAAGAACGAAAAACCGGCCGACAGTAACCGGTAAAGTTCAACCTTCGAAGGTTTTGGCGCTAAGCTTCGGCTTGATTGCTGCAGGGTTGATTTTACTTGCCTTGACTAATATGACAACTGCCTTGCTTGGTGCGTTTGGCGTCTTCGCATATGTTGTTCTATATACCATGGTCTTTAAACGGAGATTCGTATCGAATACGATCATAGGCAGCATATCTGGAGCGGTACCTCCGCTTATTGGTTGGGCTGCCGTCGACCCGAACCTGGATACGATTGCTTGGGTTTTGTTTGCGATCATGTTCCTATGGCAGCCGCCCCATTTTTATGCACTTGCGATGAGGCGTGTCGAAGAGTATCGTGCAGCGGGTGTTCCGATGCTTCCGGTCGTAAAGGGGTTCAAGGCTGCAAAACGGTCTATCATGCTGTGGATCATCTGTTTAATGTTCATTCCTTTCTTCCTGGTTCCATTAGGAATTCCGCTAGTCATTTTGGCAGCATTATTAAGTACAGGCTGGCTTATTTTGGGAATCAAAGGGTATAGAAAGAAAGATGATGTCAAATGGGCAACATCCATGTTTGTATATTCCTTAAATTATATGACCATTTTATTTGTAGCGATGGTTATTGTCACACTCATCTAG
- the coxB gene encoding cytochrome c oxidase subunit II translates to MKKRLHKWRLFALLGIVGLVLSGCGEPFLSALKPAGDVAQSQFDLLILSTLIMVLVIIVVLILFVVVLLRFRRKKGDETIPKQIEGSHKLEIIWTVIPILLLIVLAVPTVVTTFDLADTKAMDKKDKDGKTKDALVVNVRANLYWWEFEYPDLGIVTSQDLVVPTDQKVYFNLTASDVKHSFWIPAAGGKMDTNTDGVNKFYLQFDSKKAEDSNNLFYGKCAELCGPSHALMDFKVVPKAKSDFEAWAKDMKSVKEPVVEGDAAKQGEAVFNKSCIGCHAVTPNDSRPEAARQAPNLATFGERQKIAGVLDHTEANLKNWIKDPEKYKPGNTMTGTYGELSDSDIDALAAYLLQLKVEEK, encoded by the coding sequence ATGAAGAAAAGGCTGCACAAATGGCGCCTATTTGCTTTGCTGGGTATTGTAGGACTTGTCCTTTCGGGCTGCGGCGAACCATTTCTATCCGCACTGAAGCCAGCTGGCGATGTTGCGCAATCTCAGTTCGACTTGCTGATATTGAGTACACTGATCATGGTATTGGTTATTATTGTAGTACTTATTTTGTTCGTTGTAGTGTTACTGCGCTTCCGTCGGAAGAAAGGTGACGAAACAATACCGAAACAAATTGAAGGAAGTCATAAACTCGAAATTATCTGGACTGTCATACCTATCCTTCTTTTAATTGTTCTGGCTGTACCGACCGTCGTCACCACCTTCGACCTGGCTGACACAAAGGCGATGGATAAGAAAGATAAAGATGGAAAAACGAAGGATGCACTTGTCGTGAATGTTAGGGCAAACCTTTATTGGTGGGAGTTTGAATATCCAGACCTAGGCATCGTAACAAGCCAGGATTTGGTTGTGCCTACCGACCAAAAAGTTTATTTCAACCTAACTGCTTCAGATGTCAAGCATTCATTCTGGATACCGGCTGCCGGAGGAAAGATGGATACGAATACGGATGGGGTCAATAAGTTTTACTTACAATTCGATAGTAAAAAGGCAGAAGATTCGAATAATTTATTTTACGGGAAATGCGCCGAGCTTTGTGGTCCTTCCCACGCTTTGATGGACTTTAAAGTCGTTCCGAAAGCAAAAAGCGACTTTGAAGCATGGGCAAAAGATATGAAATCCGTAAAAGAGCCTGTCGTTGAAGGTGATGCTGCCAAGCAGGGAGAAGCTGTGTTCAACAAAAGCTGCATAGGTTGCCATGCAGTGACCCCGAATGATAGCAGACCTGAGGCTGCTCGTCAGGCACCTAATCTGGCTACTTTTGGTGAACGCCAAAAAATAGCGGGCGTATTGGATCATACGGAAGCAAATTTGAAGAATTGGATCAAAGATCCTGAGAAGTATAAACCGGGCAACACGATGACCGGTACTTACGGCGAACTTTCAGATTCAGATATTGATGCGCTGGCAGCTTATCTTTTACAGCTTAAGGTGGAAGAAAAATAG